The Agromyces mariniharenae genome includes a window with the following:
- a CDS encoding aspartate aminotransferase family protein — translation MTTIDAATSLGSSGFDDAALQQKAKDHLWMHFARQSTMEENGVPIITRGEGHHIYDIHGREYFDGLSGLFVVNAGHGRRRLAEVAAKQAQELAFFPIWSYAHPSAIELADRLADYAPGDLNRVFFSTGGGEAVETAFKLAKYYWKLKGQPTKHKVISRAVAYHGTPQGALAITGIPAMKQMFEPLTPGGFRVPNTNFYRAADVGAPADDLEAFGVWAANRIEEMILFEGPETVAAVFLEPVQNSGGCFPPPPGYFQRVREICDQYDVLLVSDEVICAFGRIGHMFACDAYGYVPDMITCAKGMTSGYSPIGATIVSEKIYEPFSKGTTSFYHGYTFGGHPVSAAVALANLDIFEEERLNERVRENSPLFRAELEKLLDLPIVGDVRGDGYFFGIELVKDKATRETFNDEESEHLLRGFLSKALFDAGLYCRADDRGDPVIQLAPPLTIGVPEFQEIEQTLRSVLTEASNRAEDFKGHQHGGEHLLVPARV, via the coding sequence ATGACCACCATCGACGCAGCGACGAGCCTCGGCTCGTCCGGCTTCGACGACGCCGCACTGCAGCAGAAGGCGAAGGACCACCTCTGGATGCACTTCGCGCGGCAGTCCACGATGGAGGAGAACGGCGTCCCCATCATCACGCGCGGCGAGGGCCATCACATCTACGACATCCACGGTCGTGAGTACTTCGACGGCCTCTCGGGCCTCTTCGTCGTCAACGCCGGCCACGGGCGCCGCCGCCTCGCGGAGGTCGCCGCGAAGCAGGCGCAGGAGCTCGCGTTCTTCCCGATCTGGTCGTACGCCCACCCCTCTGCGATCGAGCTCGCCGACCGGCTCGCCGATTACGCGCCGGGCGACCTCAACCGCGTGTTCTTCTCCACGGGCGGCGGCGAGGCCGTCGAGACCGCCTTCAAGCTGGCGAAGTACTACTGGAAGCTGAAGGGCCAGCCCACGAAGCACAAGGTCATCTCGCGTGCGGTCGCCTACCACGGCACCCCGCAGGGCGCGCTCGCCATCACGGGCATCCCGGCGATGAAGCAGATGTTCGAGCCGCTCACCCCCGGCGGCTTCCGCGTGCCCAACACGAACTTCTATCGCGCGGCCGACGTCGGCGCGCCCGCCGACGACCTCGAGGCGTTCGGCGTCTGGGCGGCGAACCGCATCGAGGAGATGATCCTCTTCGAGGGCCCCGAGACCGTCGCCGCCGTCTTCCTCGAGCCGGTGCAGAACTCGGGCGGCTGCTTCCCACCGCCTCCCGGGTACTTCCAGCGCGTGCGCGAGATCTGCGACCAGTACGACGTGCTGCTCGTGAGCGACGAGGTCATCTGCGCATTCGGCCGGATCGGCCACATGTTCGCCTGCGACGCCTACGGCTACGTGCCCGACATGATCACCTGCGCCAAGGGCATGACCTCGGGCTACTCCCCCATCGGCGCGACGATCGTGTCGGAGAAGATCTACGAGCCGTTCTCGAAGGGCACGACGAGCTTCTACCACGGGTACACCTTCGGCGGACACCCGGTGTCCGCGGCCGTCGCACTCGCGAACCTCGACATCTTCGAGGAGGAGCGCCTCAACGAGCGCGTGCGCGAGAACTCCCCGCTGTTCCGGGCCGAGCTCGAGAAGCTCCTCGACCTGCCGATCGTCGGCGACGTGCGCGGCGACGGGTACTTCTTCGGCATCGAACTCGTGAAGGACAAGGCCACCCGCGAGACGTTCAACGACGAGGAGTCCGAGCACCTGCTGCGCGGGTTCCTGTCGAAGGCCCTCTTCGACGCCGGGCTGTACTGCCGTGCCGACGACCGTGGCGACCCCGTGATCCAGCTCGCGCCGCCGCTCACGATCGGCGTGCCGGAGTTCCAGGAGATCGAGCAGACGCTGCGCTCGGTGCTCACCGAGGCGTCCAACCGAGCGGAGGACTTCAAGGGTCACCAGCACGGCGGAGAGCACCTCCTCGTGCCCGCGCGCGTCTGA
- a CDS encoding NAD(P)/FAD-dependent oxidoreductase, translated as MASLHRATDGTAAGYRRASFWLDDLVTTGRDDLTPRPALTADARFDVCIVGGGLTALWTAYSLAKADPDLRIAVLEREISGFGASGRNGGWCSALFPRSPGSLERRHGFDAAVAMRRAMVDTVDEVGRVAALEGIDCDYERGGTVVFARNDVQREFARADVAEARQYGVDRTEYWDERTVGARFGATGRDGRTPAAVFDPACASVHPAKLVRGLARVVEAMGVSLFERTEVRDWAAGTVRFRSVDTGFEGRVSARHVIVALEGYGSQLPRVRRRVMPLYSLMIATEPLDDDVWDAIGVDHGQTFSDYRHLLIYGQRTADNRFAFGGRGARYHWGSSVDPSYERVDDVFEHLQDALRDLFPAVGNARITHRWGGPLGIARDWHATASYNPRTGVGFAGGYVGDGLSTTNLAGRTLADLVLGRETELTTLPWTNHRSPLWEPEPLRFAGANLGILGMQFADLEERITRRPSLAARLIAPLVGH; from the coding sequence ATGGCGAGCCTGCACCGCGCCACCGACGGCACGGCTGCCGGCTACCGCCGGGCGAGCTTCTGGCTCGACGACCTCGTGACGACGGGGCGCGACGATCTCACGCCGCGCCCCGCCCTCACGGCCGACGCCCGCTTCGACGTGTGCATCGTCGGCGGCGGGCTCACCGCCCTCTGGACGGCGTACTCCCTCGCGAAGGCCGACCCCGACCTGCGCATCGCCGTGCTCGAGCGCGAGATCTCGGGATTCGGGGCGTCGGGCCGCAACGGTGGCTGGTGCTCCGCCCTCTTCCCGCGCTCCCCCGGCTCGCTCGAACGACGGCACGGGTTCGACGCTGCCGTCGCGATGCGGCGCGCCATGGTCGACACCGTCGACGAGGTGGGCCGGGTCGCCGCCCTGGAGGGGATCGACTGCGACTACGAGCGCGGCGGCACGGTCGTGTTCGCGCGCAACGACGTGCAGCGCGAGTTCGCTCGCGCCGACGTGGCGGAGGCGCGGCAGTACGGCGTCGATCGCACCGAGTACTGGGACGAGCGCACCGTCGGGGCGCGCTTCGGCGCGACCGGCCGCGACGGCCGGACTCCGGCCGCCGTGTTCGATCCCGCGTGCGCGAGCGTGCACCCGGCCAAGCTCGTCCGCGGGCTGGCCCGAGTGGTCGAGGCGATGGGCGTCTCGCTCTTCGAGCGCACCGAGGTGCGGGACTGGGCCGCCGGAACGGTGCGGTTCCGCTCGGTGGACACGGGGTTCGAGGGCCGGGTGTCGGCCCGGCACGTGATCGTCGCCCTCGAGGGCTACGGTTCGCAGCTGCCGCGCGTGCGCAGACGGGTCATGCCGCTGTACTCGCTCATGATCGCCACCGAGCCGCTCGACGACGACGTGTGGGACGCGATCGGCGTCGACCACGGGCAGACGTTCAGCGACTACCGGCACCTGCTGATCTACGGACAGCGCACCGCCGACAACCGGTTCGCGTTCGGCGGACGCGGGGCCCGCTACCACTGGGGCAGCAGCGTCGACCCGTCGTACGAGCGCGTCGACGACGTGTTCGAGCACCTGCAGGATGCACTGCGCGACCTGTTCCCGGCCGTCGGGAACGCCCGGATCACGCATCGGTGGGGCGGTCCCCTCGGCATCGCGCGCGACTGGCACGCCACCGCGAGCTACAACCCGCGGACGGGCGTCGGCTTCGCGGGCGGCTACGTGGGCGATGGGCTCTCGACCACCAACCTCGCCGGCCGCACGCTCGCCGACCTGGTGCTCGGCCGAGAGACCGAGCTGACGACGCTGCCGTGGACGAATCACCGCTCGCCGCTCTGGGAGCCCGAGCCGCTGCGCTTCGCCGGGGCCAACCTCGGCATCCTCGGCATGCAGTTCGCCGACCTGGAGGAGCGCATCACGAGGCGTCCATCGCTCGCCGCTCGCCTGATCGCGCCGCTCGTCGGCCACTGA
- a CDS encoding Lrp/AsnC family transcriptional regulator, with the protein MTNAPRSASSRPVHLDDVSKAIIEQLQVDGRRSYADIGKAVGLSEAAVRQRVQRLTESGVMQIVAVTDPMQLGFTRQAMIGIRAGGDTRELAERLAEIPELDYVVLTAGSFDLMAEVVCENDEELINLLNSRIRNLPGVHSTETFVYLKLQKQFYNWGTR; encoded by the coding sequence ATGACGAACGCCCCGCGCTCCGCCTCGTCGCGCCCGGTGCACCTCGACGACGTCTCGAAGGCGATCATCGAGCAGCTCCAGGTCGACGGCCGGCGCTCCTATGCCGACATCGGCAAGGCCGTCGGCCTCTCCGAGGCGGCGGTCAGACAGCGCGTGCAGCGGCTCACCGAGTCGGGCGTGATGCAGATCGTCGCCGTGACCGACCCGATGCAGCTCGGCTTCACGCGGCAGGCGATGATCGGCATCCGTGCCGGCGGGGACACCCGCGAGCTCGCGGAGCGACTCGCGGAGATCCCCGAGCTCGACTACGTCGTGCTCACGGCGGGGAGCTTCGACCTCATGGCCGAGGTCGTGTGCGAGAACGACGAGGAGCTCATCAACCTCCTCAACTCGCGCATCCGCAACCTGCCCGGCGTGCACAGCACCGAGACGTTCGTCTACCTGAAACTGCAGAAGCAGTTCTACAACTGGGGCACCCGCTGA